One Bemisia tabaci chromosome 4, PGI_BMITA_v3 genomic window, aaaaactcacacaAATAAGAGAAGAcataaaaattagtaaatacaGAAACACGTTTAACTTTTAAGTCACAGATTTCATCAAAGCGAGCAACAACTCTCTCCTCGCGACGCCATTTTACTGActgacaaaatttctgaaaacacGACAAGAAAACGGTTCTTCCGGAACGAATGGGGGCAAAATGGGGGCAAAACACTCAGCAAGCGGGCGATTCAAGTTTCAGAGTGacaacaatatttttttcttagaacTTAGAATTCCAGCTTGGAAAAGTGCCAAAAAAATTAGGGAATCAAAGAAAATATAACATAAATGCTTGAAAATTCCAAAGGTAACCGacgtgaaaaataataaatacaaataTTGTGTTCTTCGAATTTATTTGCAATCTTTGTGCGTAGTAAAGAAGCCATGTTTCTTTGGTGACGTGTTTTATGAACGCCTGATGACCGCTCAGGTGCTGCTGTTGGTAGAAATTTTTAGAACTACATCGCGAGATGCATTCCTGTATGATATGTTgcctctttaaaatttgaaggaacTTTAGATTCACAATATAGCATGTAAGAGGGAACAGAGGGAACATGCATAGGTGCATCTGTAGTGATAAATCCTTCTTGTGGTTTTTACTTCAGTCAAACTCTGTGCAATACATTTGCAATACGTAACTACTAGTGTCGGCTCATTTTATAAATAGCATATTGTGCCATCAGTTCAGTTCCCTTTAGCAGATAGGTTCTTTCAGGGATGCGTTAGAAATACttgttctttattgcaaaatgtagtccaaataatgaATGAGGTATTTTTTCAGTAGGAATTCCAGAtttaaatccttgaaaattgcgtgtttttcGACATACTGCTAATTTCCTAAGAGAAagcatattttggaaaaatcgtgGTCTCCTAATGTTGAGGCAATTTTAATCAAGTTGAATTAGAGAAGCAAATTTGGAGATAATGACAGGTGGCTTTCTCCGGTGTGAAAGACTAGTTTATGAGCAGGTGACGCTTATATTTGCACCAGTGAAGTGTGTGAAGTAGCATGGTATAATCCAACAATTTCATCCTTTGTACAtaattaaaattctaaaaagctGTTTCTCAAGACCacattttttatacttcaaatgAACTcccatttgaatttgaaatttttcggtccgaaaatttttactgagTAAGTACTTTTCTATTTTCCTAAGTCAACAACACAATTAAGAGTTTTCCTGAAATGAAGTCCTTTTTCCTGTGGATCGTCACAAGTGAGActttgcaatttgaaaaatagtaGATTCAAGTTCTCTGCTGGCAAAAATCCAACCAAAATTGTTCACtaacttgccaaaaatcggCCTCCACTGATGAATCAGTGatttagtgataaaaaattattttgatacaCTCAAATCATCATTGATTATGCaaattatggcttgaaattttgaatatatgTTCTTGAAAGTGATATGCAGAAAGCTTGTAGCatcagaaactgaaaaataatacatatttttgactgaaaattgggTTTTTGGCCATAAGTACTCAACAATTTGAGTTCCCATCTTATAAGTCATGAAAATTGCTTACGTGTACTAAAGTTTGCTGGTAAATCCtatcaagtttaaaaattgacgtagaAGTACCTAACCAGTTTGGGGCAATGTTTTCTACCTTGCCTcataaaaatgtggaaaaataatctaatttgttagatattgaaaaattgaaattacaaGATTGGCAATTCAAATTGGAAGGATTATAATAAATTACTATATTTTAATCATAATCAAAAAGTGCTGCTGTCACTGATTCATTGGACTTGTTATGCCAATTAATAGAATGACAAATAGgtagaagcaaaaaaaaaaaagaaaatcaagaatGTTTGAATGAACTTTATTaaataataacaaaataaatttaaatagaaaacaTACAACTAATAAAGTCaacaaaaaatttactgtaGATACAAAATAGTACTTGGATAGTAAGCTCTAGAAATAACAGGTAAGTTTaacaatttttgatgaaagttaatTCTTGTAGAGTAGAAAAAGAAAAGCAGGCTTGAACATTAAATTCCAaggatgaatttttgaaataggTAGAGAAATTTGAAACCGAAACACTTGAAAAGACACATTTGAGAAACTTAGTGACTCAATATGAACTGATGTGAATAAGCTAAATGGGTTTTTTGTGTTTGGTCAGTCTTAATACGGggcaaaattattcattttcatggagGTAAATAGCATCGCAACAAattgtttttgcaatttttaactttcttaCCAAGAAATACAATAATGTAGAACTTATTCAGTTACTGATTAGAGGTTGTTAATTTAGAAATTGTTGAATGAGAGACTTTACATGAGATACatgatttttactgaaaaatttcattcattagATATTAAGTTGCAACGTTGTGAGAGATGCAGATAAAGACATTTGGACAAGCATGTGGAGGAAGGAGGAACACTTCGCTCAGCCTCAGTGGAGTAAGAAAAACTGGAACCTGTACACTCAAAAGGATGGCATAAAAAGTGGTTGAAATTAACATAACGCCTTTAAATGACATGAGGACATGACATGACACTCGGAAAAAAGAAGGACTCAACGagctgaaaaatctgaaattaaaCCACCATTTTATAGATTCTTTCCATTATTGTTGCTGAAGTGATGGAAACTTGAAAATGAATCAACATAGGTACTTTTATAGATGTTATTTCTTATGAGAGTTAcaagagagtttttttttcttctttctttttttttttagttggaGAAATCAGTTATCAATAAAGTATGCCATTTTGAGGGAGAGGAGGGAATTTCCAGGAATAATGTGATGACAAAAAAGTTTAGGATAAAAAGTATATCGTTAACATATTGaatttgaataagaaaaatcttcagagaaaaattcaaataagaaTGATCTGAGGAGAATTGTTTGTTTTACTTTGAGTATTTATTAGCTCCATGATATGAAATTATATGAACCACTTTATTATGAACCACGATGAAATTATATAAATACCTCTTTAAAAAGATATGTAGGTTACCTATTTCAGCTTTTTCTTTCCATTGGAcacaaaaaatggaaagaacTTTCAGCTACTATTTGccatgattttttcgtttttgagaGAATTCGAAGGACATTTAAcacctcaaaaaaagaaaacagagagAAAAGAAGTTTACACTCTGTTAAACGTAAATACAATTTGCTGCTACTTGGCAACTTTATTATTACAGTTTATGTCATTCAAAGTAAAACCAATCTCTCCCATTAGAGAAGAGAATTCCGGAAAAAAATCGGATATCATttctaaaagagaaaaagagcgAGAAAATAGGGGAAAATGACCAAACCTTTAAATTAaagacaagaagaaaaaaacaagtaaTTTTTCCTGCACAAAAAGCAAGCTTTTGCTGACAATTCCTTACATGAcacaatgataaaaatattgcaGGACAATGTACATAAGCTCAGATCCACATGCAATCCAACAATTTTACAAAAGCAACATGAAAAATATACCAGGCCAAAAATAAGAGAGCTCTCGCTTTGCactgtataaaaaataaactatattTGTTTCTCAATGAGAACAAAAGAGACAAACTTGGCGTACTTCTTACAAGGACTCTTGTTCTTACAAAGTGAATTACCGATCATAAAAATAGTGTTCATTTTATACTTTACAGCTGAATACTTATGTTAATTCTGTAATCACTCTACTGGCACAGGGAGATCAAAGCCACATCCATCCAAAAAAATCAGCACACTCTCATAGACTTAAACTCTTAAAAAAGGAGCAAAACTTGCCAAGGTTTCTTTAAACTAATCAACCACCAACTTTTATGGAATGTTGAAGGAGCAATTCCTGACAAGGTAGACCCGACCGAGAACTGCAGAAAACTTCTGGCATATTGACGATTACCAATGTTTACGGATTCATCAACTTAATCAAAAACCTggtaatcccccccccctcccgcccccaaAAAAGAATAAAGGGACGAACCATAATATTAGAATTTAGAATGTACCATGTATGATGAAACAGTTCTACTCTCTGTAGCAGTCCCCTCTGTGACAAGCACTCTACAACAGATAAAGCCACAGATCCTTACTTATTCTAAAGACATTTATTGTGCCCTCTATTTTTCGGATCTGTCTCCGTACTAATGACAAATCTTTCCATCCCACGAGATCTGctacagagagagagagaaagagagagtaATGTATATTTAGttcaatatatttttaacaTCTTCATTCTCATGAATCATAATACGAAAACTAAAGACTTGAGACTTAAGACATCGACTCTTCTGAGAAAACTTTTAACAGTAGCTTCTACAAATAAACTCATGAAACTATAAGCATACCGTTTAAACACGAAGTCTGGCTGCTACTGGATTTTCAGAACTATTTTGACACTGGTCATTTTGAACatttaagatgaaaaaaaagttggtgaTTAATTAGTCAAAGAAATCAAACAGACTATTCGGCTTCATCAgattatttaaatgtaaaatttaaaactagaAATGCTTCCCAGCATGAACCACTACTGTCAACAGCAGTCATGAAGATCATCAACATAACATGCTCATTCtcacataaaaaaatataatcaccccacagggagaaaaaaatgcgataaatcaataaaaaattcctCTTCTGGTCCTTACACTAATTTACAATTCCTTAATTTACATTTGATTTACAAAATTAACACTGTACACTTCCATGCAAATCAAATGTTGCATAATTTGTACCAATTAATTTATGCTTCTTTTAGTTCAGTTCTTAAAATACACAActtacaaaattcaaaatattcattgtCTGAGTATTGCCTTTTTTCATActtaataaatataaataatctaaaataaattaaaacatctcaaggggggggggggggtggatcaTTCTTTCGGTAGACGCTAAGTTCCagtttctttattattttcagaCCATTTGATCATTAAGCATCTATTGTATTCATCAGAAATCTAACATCAATTCATAAATTCTGATATATCCCAGTTATGCTGcataattttatttatgtttGGACATTGATACCTACAAGTATGTaattaaatttagcaacacagctgatgaaaaaaaatctagagATGCGAACTCAACTTGGATGAAGGATTATTGGATTAAGAAAAATTACGAGTGGAAAATTATAAACGAGATGGGAAAATggatagcaaaaattaaagtaaagtaATTAATAACAATGCTTGATAACAATTTTACAACTTTCATCATAATAAATCtgagaattggaaaaaaaaagagggtaCTGATGCAGCAAAACGAGGTTACTGCGGTCCATTTCATtgagactatttttttttcattaaagagagATTATACTTTATAAAAATTAGCACTGTCAACCCATAAAAAATAAAGGTCCAGAAAAATAGCAAGGAAAAATGGAGTTACTTCAATGACATCACATATATAATAACTTTATACCATGAAACTATCATTAGCTCTGGCAAGGTTTTAGACTGATAAAATGGACtgcttttaaaaaacaaacaagataTACATTTGCTGAGGTAAATACAACAATGCTTACATTTTTATCAACTGATAAAGGTATTAGCCTACATGTAAATATTCCATACTCAAAGAGCTGATAGGAAAAATAAAGcagaagagaaaatattactGGTACATAGTACAAATGTATTTCCTTCACTTTTTCTATGCGAGTATatatgataaaattttattcattatcaatgatgaaaaacaagctgtacaaattacaaaatgcaattgACTCTAACAATATAAGGatggatttaaataaaaaaaaaacttggaacattctgtttgaaattatagagacaaaaaaatttgaaggtatCGCAAATGCATAACATTTGATTTCATAATgaagtaaaattgaaaacaatgaTAAGAAGCCCATATCCTAAACATTGAGGCACTGACTACTCAAATAAGATTTGAtatcaattaataaaaaaaaaaaaaaactaactgaGTAACATAATTTGGAACTGTTTAAAGGTGATTCGTCCTGCCGTCTTGGCATGGTCAAACTGGCGTAGGTACGATACATCGCATTGATTAAGTAAAGTATCTTGGCAGATTTTTGAACTTCTAGCTAAAAAAAAGGATGATAGCCTCTGCTTATGGGCACAAAAAATCAATCTCAACCAAAAAATTTGTTCAGAGAAACATAAGaaggatattttttgggaaGAGATTGTTGCATTCTAGACAGTATGATTTTTTGTGAGGTATACTTTCTGCAGTAGTTCTAGATGGAAAAAAGGATAGGTACTCacttaatttttgactttatATTTACACATTAATAGACTAAGTAGTTGCTATTTTGCTACTTACAGATGAAAAAGGCAAGCTTTGCTGCCTTTCTCAAACTTAAAAATACATCTGTACACAAATTTCTCATAAATTAATTATACAATCTTCAGTTAGGATTAGAGGGCAAGGTAAGATATTGCAATCAAGAGGAATGTGGAATGATTCATCAGCAATAaacgcttttttttttgtttgaactGAAAATAGCTCTGTCTTGGGGTGGACACCTATACACACCATAAAAAAATGCTCCTCATTGGatcatttttgataaaaaaactgcTCCTCATTGGatcatttttgataaaaaactgACAAAGCTTCATTTCAACTGCAAGGCATAAGGTGCTAGTAAAGgataacaaaagaaaattgtCTTCCTACGTACAAGAGTAGTTTGTAAGCTGAGTTTCTgatattttacataatttttctctgaataggAAACATAAGTGAAAAATAGAACTAAAAGTGAAAATATGACTATGTGAGTCGAGTAAGAAATTATCCCATTGCGTCATATTCCCAATTTAAACTGAAAGATTTTAGCAGGTTTGCACGGTTTGTTATATTTCCTTTaggaatttatttttgtttatataAAAATCACACGCATCTTTAAGCTCTGCTCACTCAGTCATTTCAGtaattcaaagaaatttaaaacttgagaatcgtaagaattttaaaatttcacatatGTTTAGAGATGGTTATAATTTTCAAAGACTGCAGCTGCTTTGAATAGAAAAATTGGTGACAGAGCTATTCACGATCTCTCAGCATTGTTTCAGTGGTATTTCTGATAAATACATCCCTCAAAAAGGAAGGAATACAGTTTTTGGAGATACAATTTAAGGAGATCACATTCGTTCAGGGGAGGGTACTTTCAGTACGGAAAGTTAAGAGCTATatcaattttaaacatttgctcaggattttaaaatgaaaagagatGGATCAATGAGGTAAAATTCAAGAGTCACATGTTTCTAGCGACGccctttttttttacacaaatccAGTCGCTGGTATATTCATATCATATCTTTCCTTCCTTGTTTGATGAGACGAATAAAAAGAGGAGCAAagcctcaatttttcaaaagctacCTTCTCTTTGTGGCACTCTACAGAGGAGGAATCCTAATCCTGGACTCCCGAATATTTTTCCAGTGATCACCTGGAGCCGCCTCTAAACAGCTCCTCTCTGCGAGcaaccagaaatgtcaaaaagtTCAGAGCTTTGATGTTACATTACCAGTGCAAATGGGAAATCACAGAATTGAGCACAAGGGTCATTAGGCTCAGTTGTAAACTCACTGACAAACTCAGCGCATTGCTTTCTGATTGTTGGCTGGCCtcttcttcactttttttcaaagatagCGCGTCACCCTCATCGGAGAGCATAGCACTGTTCTCATGTCGCCTGGTTTCGTTCTTCTTCGGTCTCCTCGTCGTCGGCTCCAGAAATTCAGTTACAGCTGGAGTAGTTGTGGTTGTGGGTGCACTCGTTGTCGTTGTTGTCGTTGTAGTGGTAGTGGTGGGCACCAGCGTAAAGTTGTGCAAATAATATGCAGGACTGTATTCTGCCTTGACATCGAGCATTGCTATTTCTTTCCTTGACCCTTGAATTTGTCTAGAGCGGGTGACTTGATCTTCGTAGATGGCCACAAGCTCACCTGTGTAGGGTACAACACTGTCTGAGAAATTGCCTCTTAAAGTAACATTCACTCCTGTGTTGGGTTCTAGTATTGCTTCAATCCTGCAAAAGAAACAGAAAAGTTAGTGTTAATAAATCGTACTGATAGATGATTAAAAGATTTATGCCTGAGGGCGCCTGTCTCAAAAACTGGACACTCAAAGAGCAAAATTGGTGCTGTGAATTCAAaattcttttccttcttttttccatcGTTTCCGACTAAAATAAGAATGATTAGAATCACAAAGTGAACTTTAATGAGTTTTAGGTGCAAGACGGAACCGACTTGGAGTATTCGGACCACACTTTTCGAGttctccccccccctttttcttTCGTgagaaatttaagaatatttttcgtctgatttttcgaaggattgGATTCataattcaattcaaaatatctaaaaatttcgaggaataattttcataactttcctcaaatggCAAGTATTCCATTGGGGGAATTCAGCAACGTCTGGatgttcatacagtgttcttACTTAGCACAGCAGTTTGAGCACTGAGCAGCACATCCTTGGCCAAAAagcgaaaccacgcatctccgttTCCAGcttcgcagacttcttgtcatacttaattcctttttttttttttttttttttttttgggctaaaCCAGTCGACGCtatttctagattttttttctttttgatttttcttcccccATAGTAGATAATTCTGTATAAAGTTTAAGTTCAAAAGTtggcttttgaaaaaataaactgggAGCAAATATTTCGAAGTGtcgcaacggagatacgtggtttcgcattcgCAGTTTGACTTCGGCCATCGGTATGTTACATTGTTACATGTATACCACGTTGCAGCACTCCACATGAAGGCGCTTTTTAGACGTCTAACCTCTGCCGCAATGAGCCAAACCTTACGCAGTCTGGACATAGACGTAGCTAGATTATTTTGCTGGAGAGGAAGAGGGGGAGGTATCTGAGGGGTATTACATGCAGAAGGGAAAATTCTGGGGGGCCTCCACTGgtaaattttcacaatttcaacTCTATTAGGACGTATTTTGAGGTCTTCAAGATGCAGATTATCTATCATTTTCTGCgagaaaaaattacgatttttcaaCTTTCGTCGCATAATAGTTTTAAATTGTCAAACAGatccggaaattttttgaaattttaactctatttagacgcattttgaagcttatgtgacgaaaattttagaaaatgctAATTGAATGAGCACGgtattttcatttgaaactctACTTAAAAGAGATAAGTATCTTCGATGAAGGTTTTTtcccaccatccagaatttctagTGGGGAGGCGGATGATACTATCTAAGGGGGATGGACCCCCTTTCCCCTTCCTAAGCCTGAGAATCtagatactgccgtgctgaggaaaaacgctgtatgagccttcaggcgttgccaaattttccttgacaaatcactaattttcaagaaaatttgtgaatatttttcgtccaatttctCACGTAATTTTGCTtgcgatttgatctaaaaagtctgaaaatttcaagggaaaatatcaacaattttcctccaaaataaatatgttatcggaggaaatttggcaactctcggatgttcatacggcattacGGCATGATAGTAGAGTACCTgcatagcgagagtatggacagatgtgaaactccgaaaatctaTCAGGCCTttaccgatgcttctgcgaataaagttagggcccagaaatgcaggcaacctatgaatttcaattatccagaacgatttactaatactattgttacgaactgtcgtttataaagcacgcatttgactcagtttttgcataaatttactcatttttgcggaagaacgctcatttctgtacattcttggccatcttggttagaattggaatttgcagactctgcagattgacagtgaaattttgtgtggtagaagttggttagagggatggctgcacttttgggccctaaagacctccatgaagcgatctgtccatactctcgctgtacaggtactctacatgATAGTAATGATTAAAGTAGGAAGaattcatagagtacatagagttgtaatgtaagtgggagagctggcgccacttttaagcattttccatgtcccgaattccgagactcccgtgtgacgccgggtcactttttcgatacataattgattgtttgcgatacacgggtacccggccatccgatgacaacaacaacaacaacaacaacaacaacaacaacaacaacaaaggagataggaattaccacgtattccacaccgcgattttggatcgaaaatgtatcgaaaaagcgacccgaactcggcgcacaccgggctcggaattcgtcgagcagaacatggcgccagctctcccatttacattacgactctatgtactctatggaagaATTGCGTACCTGACGAGCTCCTTGCGGAGCTGGGTCTCCTGGGTGCCCCAGTTGATGCTCTCGAGGAGGGTGCCGTTGGGGAGGATGATGTTGGTGGGGAGGCCGACGAGCATGCCCTTGATCTGGCCCCAGTAGAGGGAGTAGTCGGTGTCGTAGCCGATGACCGAGTCCACCTTGCTCGGCGCCTCGTTGAGCTCGTTGGTGAGCTGGGCCGTCCCGAGGACCCGCGGCTGCCGCGAGACTTGCTTCCGCCGCTGGTTGAACTTCCCGATCGTCAGCTCGTAGCGCACCGGCTCCATCTCCACCAGGATCTCCCCGTCCACCCGGTGCTCTTCCTCGCCATTCTGCAACACACCCgacaaaatattcttcaaacACCCTTTccagagaaaataaaatcaaacttcCGACAGGGCAGATGTTGGTAcggccagagacaagagacccccCTTGCTATTTTGGCAATGGTcggggtgtctaccagttatgaaaaaccaaaattggggactttcgggcaCTTTTCAGGgcgtttttcaagaaaatcggggactttttccCCGAATaagtaagagaaagggagccAGTTGGATCGTCAAAAGGCGTGTTTTATAGGACTAATTTTACAGGTCATATTGAACCGAcgaaaacaaacgaaaaaccaagcaataCTACAGTTTTTTTCGGCTTACTTCTGCGGCTGGATCAGGTGCAATaatataaacattaaaatggTCTCCAAGCGGTAGAAGAGGAGATTCttggtttctggaacagattccctgatttttctctgataATCCCTGAGAATTTTCATTCCCAGATGAATCCCGgttattctcaatttttcccggtcatgGACATAATTTAttctttgtgttttacttcccatattaatagaatccacgccaaataagttcacGCACTTTTTTAAACTGAGACAGAATATCCGCCATCTTGCTTCATGCATTTACTTCACATGAAAACGTGACGTCAGACgatcttctgttgcagtctAGAGGTGCGTAAACTCATTTGACGTGGACTCTACAAAATTTCGGATACTTTTCTTTAGCGCGCATGACAAGAGGTGACTTatgatgtctactaaaacaggctggccaaaaatcagtacttttacagtactttcccaagaaatgcagtacctcctcgacagaaaaattcagtacttcttcaatacctccatttgacgaaattcgaaaaatttcaaaaatttgaattcctcgctgggaaaagaaaaaaatcccggaAAAAAAATCCGCGGATTTTCCGCACCTTTTCAGTACTTGcggaccgccgcacagtggatcgagtccaagggcgaggtcggacaaaatttggaaactttaaacgctcataactccatttgaacgaaactttg contains:
- the LOC140224537 gene encoding protein unzipped-like, which translates into the protein MVVGRADSGLLKHDKVEKGVHILSKFQNQLITSTTLKWVPGEYPQRTFSPDLVVGAVHYDQVESNEATQEKRKGHPVYVCRARHNGVWLVGSLTSGAGTGKCVVSLLGRVFQYGKYELLENVEQSSRISWVRWDRFSPPSTGAVSTGERDNYIARRRVDREPEPADADNSPALVPGPETPPVYLLGKLDTREGLGRIFFINQNGEEEHRVDGEILVEMEPVRYELTIGKFNQRRKQVSRQPRVLGTAQLTNELNEAPSKVDSVIGYDTDYSLYWGQIKGMLVGLPTNIILPNGTLLESINWGTQETQLRKELVRIEAILEPNTGVNVTLRGNFSDSVVPYTGELVAIYEDQVTRSRQIQGSRKEIAMLDVKAEYSPAYYLHNFTLVPTTTTTTTTTTTSAPTTTTTPAVTEFLEPTTRRPKKNETRRHENSAMLSDEGDALSLKKSEEEASQQSESNALSLSVSLQLSLMTLVLNSVISHLHW